In Gemmatimonadota bacterium, the sequence CTCGGGCGTGGACTTCCTCAAGGGCACGCTCTTCAAGCCCATCTTCCCGGACCTCTGGGCCATCCGCGGGCAGGTCTGATGGCACGCCGGATCTGGGACATCTCCCCGCCGCTCACGGCGGATCTCGCGGTCTTCCCGGGGGACACGCCGCTGTCCCGCGAGGTGCTGCTGGACTTCGCCCGCGGGGACGCGCTCCGGCTCTCCACGCTGCGGAGCACGGTGCACGTGGGTGCGCATGTGGACGCGGAGAGCCACTACGCCGAGCCCGGGCTGTCCATCGAGGCGGAGCCGCTGGAGCGCTTCATCGGCCCCTGCGACGTGCTGCGCGTGCGCGCCGCCGACGGGGAGCACCTGCGCGTCTCCGACCTGCCGCGCGCGCCCCGGCACCCGCGTGTGCTGCTGGCCACGGGCAGCGCGCCCGATCCCGCCCGCTTCGACGGGACGTTCGTGGCGCTGGATCCCGCCGTGGTGGATCACCTGGCGGATCAGGGCGTGCGCCTCGTGGGGCTGGACACGCCGAGCGTGGACCGGGCGGACTCCAAGGAGCTGCCGGCCCATCAGCGCTGCTATGCCCGCGACGTGCGCATCCTGGAGGGCGTGGTGCTGACGGACGTGCCCGAGGGGGAGTACGAGCTGATCGCGCTGCCGCTCCGCCTGGTGGGCTTCGATGCCAGCCCGGTGCGCGCGGTGCTGCGCGCGCTCGGATGACGGACGCGGTGTCCCGCCCCCTGCCGCGCGTGCTGCTGGCCCCGGGTCGCGAGCGCTCCCTGGAGCGCCGCCACCCGTGGATCTTCAAGGGCGCCATCCGCAGCGTGGAGGGGGAGCCCGGCGTCGGCGACACCGTGGAGATCCGCGCGCACGACGGCCGCTGGCTGGCGCTGGCCGCGTATTCCCCCGCGTCCCAGATCGCGGCGCGCGTGTGGACGTTCGAGCGGGACGCCACGGTGGACGAGGCCTTCCTGGAGGCGCGCGTGCGGGCGGCGCTGGCGCGGCGCGCGGACCTGCTGACCGAGCCCGACGGCGGATGCCGGCTGATCTTCGGCGAGGCGGACGAGCTGCCGGGGCTGATCGTGGACCGCTATGCGGATCAACTGGTGCTGCAGGTGCTGGCCGCGGGGGCCGAACGTTGGCGGGACGCCCTGGTGGCCGCGCTGCAGGCGGCCCTGCCGGATGCACGGATCTACGAGCGCTCGGACGCGTCCGTGCGCGGGAAGGAGGGCCTGCCCCAACGAACAGGACCCGTGGTGGGGGACGCGCCCGCGGGGCCGGTGGAGATCCAGGAGGACGGAGCCCGCTTCCAGGTGGACGTGGAGCGCGGTCACAAGACCGGGTTCTACCTGGACCAGCGGGATGCGCGCGCCTGGCTCTCCGCGCACGCCAGCGGGAAGGACGTGCTGAACGTGTTCGCCTATACGGGCGCGTTCGGTGTGGTGGCCCGGACGGGCGGTGCGGCCGGGCTCACCCAGGTGGACAGCTCGGCGGACGCGCTCGAGGCCGCGGAGCGGCACCTGGCCCTGAACGGCGTGGCCACCCCCGAGGACGAGCTCGTGCGGGGCGATGCGTTCGAGGTGCTGCGCCGCTTCGCGGAGGAGGGCCGGCAGTGGGACGTGGTGGTGCTGGACCCGCCCAAGTTCATCGAGTCCAAGGCCCAGCTCCAGCGGGGCGCGCGCGGCTACAAGGACATCAACCGGGTGGCGCTGGCCTGCGTGCGGCCCGGCGGCACGCTGCTGACGTTCTCGTGCTCGGGGCTGCTCGAGCCCGACCTGTTCCAGAAGATCGTGGCGGACGCCGCGCTGGACGCGGGCCGCACCGGCCGGATCCGGGCCCGGCTGTTCCAGGGCCGTGACCATCCCGTGCTGCTCCCGTTCCCGGAGTCGGCCTACTTGAAGGGGCTGGTGGTGCGGGTGGAGGGCTGAGGCGGGCGTAGGCCAGTCGACGCCAGACGCGGGTTCCCGCGGGCGCGGTCCTGCCTTAGAACGCCTCACTCCTCTGGCGCGTCGCCAGACCTGACCCGGAAGCCTGCTTCCGGTCGGCAGGACCGGAGTGCCGGATGTGCGGCGGTGCCACGGGCGGGGGAGGGGCCGACGTTCCCGCGGGAACGCGGCGGGTTCCGGGGGCCCGGCTTGCCAGGCCGGCAGGGGGAACGGAGCTTGCACACCGGCGGGCGCGCTGCCGGGCGTCTCCCGACCGACCCTTCCGGCCGCGCGACAGCCCCAGTCCCCCCGTTTCCGGATCAGTGACCTCGTGACCAAGACCGTCGAGACGACCTTGAACGGACCTCCGGGCACGCCCCAACGGGAACGGACCAACCCCCCCCACATCGAGCACATCCGCGAGCACCTGCTCCGCGTCGAGACCGGACACATCGCCGTGACCGATCCCGAGGCCGTGTACCTCGGCCATGCCGAAGGGGACCGCTTCTGGGAGGTGATCGGGCTGCGCCTGGCCGGGCACCCGAGCCCCATCCTGGGGGCCGTGCCGTTCCGGCGGCACGAGCTGCCCGGGGTGCTGCACTCCCGGGAGCCGCTCGCGTCCTTCCTGTCCTCGCCGGCCACGCCGGGTCGGGGTGGGGGGCCGCTGCTGGCCCCTCCGGGGTGGATCCCCATGCTGCTGCCCCGGGCTCGGGAGACCATTCCCGCCTTCCTGCGCTCCCTACGCGCAGGCAAGGTCCCCAAGCCGGTCCTGATCGATCCCGGCACGATCGAGCTGGCCTTCGACTTCCGCCTGGAGAACCCGTTCGGGATGGCCAGCCTCCGGCGCCCCCTTCTGCGACACCTGATCCGCACCGAACGCGGACACCTCATCACGGGCTATTGTCACGACCCCATGGAGGGGTCCACCCAGCCCGCCTTCCTGCACGTGAAGGACCCTGTCCAGCACACCGCGCAGGGTTCCCGCCGCTTGCTCCCTCTGGCGATCCGCCGCAGCTTCATCACGCTGATGGTCGACATCTCGGATGACGAGACCCGGATGGCGGCCGCGCAGTGGGTGCCGTTCAGCCCGGCGTCGGCGACGCCGCATCATTTGTTGTTGCGGTAGGGGGGGGACGTTCTTCCGCGGTTCCCCAAGCTCACTGCTCCCTCCTTGAGAGGGAGTCATGGAGAACGCCTCAACATCTCTACTGGGCGGTTCAGAGCCGAATGCCATTCACGCTTGATGTTCTTGAGCTGGGTCGCCTCTATACACGGCCCGAGTTGGCACGTCTCTGGGGATATCAGGGATTTGAAGCGATCTCGCGCGGGGTCGTTACGCCTGCCGATAGCGCAACGATCGTCTTGTTCGTTACCCGGGAGAAGCAGCAGAGTCTTACTCAATACCGTGACTTCATCAGCGGGGACCGGCTCTATTGGGAGGGCCAGAAGCGCCACGGAACCGACGACCGGATCGCGAGGGCTCACGAGAGCGGCGAGCAGATTCACCTCTTCTATCGCGATGTGCACCATACCCCGTTCCGCTACTACGGTCAGCTACTCGCTACCCGCTTCGTCCGCAAACGAGACAAACCGAGCGAGTTCACCTTTCAGCTCGTGCATGATCTGTCAGCAGAGGATGACGTGCGTTCACACGAGTCGGAGCTCGCCGCGATAGAAGAGACGGAGCGAAGGGAGATCGTTCGCGCTCGAGTCGGCCAGGGTAGGTTCAGAGCCGATCTACTCAGGGTCTGGGGCGAGTGCGCAGTAACGGGGGTGGACCGAGCCGATCTCCTGCGCGCCTCTCATATCAAGCCGTGGCGCTTCAGTTCCAATCGGGAACGCATGGATCGGTTCAATGGGCTGCTCCTGCTCCCCCAGTACGACCATCTGTTCGATCGCGGATACATCACGTTTCACGACGACGGGCGCTTGGAGCCGTCGCCGGCGATCACATCCGTGCCGGCAGACCGACTCGGCGTGGAGCTCAGATCCAGGCTCCGACGCGTGGAGGACCGACACTTGCCATTTCTGGAGTATCACAGAGAACAGGTCTTTGTAGCACGACGAGGGTAGCCTGCTGGCCAGAGGGCCCAGATGACCAAGGCGGAGCCGGAGGCCTGAATGGCCCGAGGCCCCACGTCCCCCCCCCTACCGCCCCACCCACCGCCCCACCACCGCGAGGATGATCCCGAGCAGGAGTGCCAGCACCACCAGTGACGTGAACGGCACGTAGATCTGCACACCGTCCCGGACCGCGTTGATGTCCCCGGGCAGGTGGCCGAACCACCGGAAGGCCCCCCGCCACACCGCCACTCCCAGCAGGATGGCCAGCACACCGAGCTTCCCCAGCAGGGGAGCGAGGCGGGTGCGGCTCACGCGTCCACCGTGGCGATCACCTTGAGCTCGACGTGGATCGGGGTGGGAAGGCGTCCCACCTCCACCGTGGTGCGGCTCGGCTGCACGTGGCCCAGGATCTCTCCGTAGACCTGGTTGAAGGCCTGGAAGTCGCGCCCGATGTCCGTCAGGAACACCGTCACGTCCACGATGCGCTCCAGGCTGGAGCCGGCATCCTCCAGGATCACGCGCAGGTTGTCGAACACCGCGCGCGCCTCCACCTGGATGTCCCAGTCCAGCACGCGGCCATCGTCGTCGAACGTGATGCCGGGGATCTGCTTCTCGCCGCGCCGCCGGGGTCCCATCCCCGACACGAAGATCAACGAGCCGACCCGTCGGGCATGCGGGTAGGGTCCCACCGGCTCGGGCGCCCGCGCGCTCACGATGATGTCGGGACGCGCCGTCCCGCCGCCTTGCTTCTGCTCGCTCACAGCTTCACGCACACGTTCTTGGGTTCCGTGAAGAAGCGCAGGGCCTCCTCGCCGCCCTCGCGCTCCATGCCGCTGTTCTTCATGCCGCCGAACGGCACCCGGAGGTCCCGAAGCAGCCAGCAGTTGATCCACACCGTGCCGGACTCGATCCGCTCCGCCACCCGGTGCGCCCGCGTCAGGTTCTGGGTCCATACCGTGGAGGACAACCCGTACTCGCTGTCGTTCGCTGCCTGGATCGCCTCGTCCTCCGTCTCGAACGGCTGCACCGTCACCACCGGCCCGAAGATCTCCTCCTGGTTGGTGCGGCAGCGCTGATCCAGCCCCGCGATCACCGTCGGCTCGAAGAAGAACCCGTCGCGGCAACGGGTGGGCAGCCCACGCGGCCGCCGGCCGCCCGCCAGCACGCGTCCGCCCTCGTCCCGCGCCAGCGCCACGTACGATTCCACCTTGGCCCGGTGCTCGGCGCTCACCAGCGCGCCCTGCTCGGTGCCGGGCTCGAGTGGATCGCCCACGCGCAGTGCTTTGGCCCGCCGCACCAGCGCGTCCACGAAGCGCTCGTAGAGCGGCGCCTCCACCAGCACGCGCGATCCGCACAGGCAGATCTGGCCCTGATTCGTGAACGCGGCGCGGACGGTCCCGTCCACCGCGGCGTCGAAGTCGGCGTCCGCGAAGACCAGGTTCGGGTTCTTCCCACCCATCTCCAGCGCCACCTTCTTGAACATCGGCGCCACCCGCCCGGCGATGTCGCGGCCCGCGCGCGTGCTGCCCGTGAACGACAGCGTGGTCACGTCCGGATGGCTCACCAGCGCGGTGCCGGCCTCCGGCCCGCGGCCGTGCACCAGGTTGAGCACGCCCGCGGGCAGACCCGCTTCCTCCGCGATCTCGGAGAGCAGGTACGCCGTCATGGGCGTCACCTCGGACGGCTTGGCCACCGCCGTGTTCCCGGTCGCCAGCGCGGGCGCCACCTTCCAGCTCAGCAGGTAGAGCGGGAGGTTCCAGGGCGAGATGAGCCCCGCCACGCCGCGCGGACGCCGGAGCGTGTAGTTGAGCGCCGCGTGGTCTGTGACGTGCGCCTCGGAGCGCGTGTGCAGGATCGCCGTGGCGAAGAAGCGGAAGTTCGCGACCGCGCGCGGGATGTCGATCGTGCGCGCGGTGGTGAGCGGCTTGCCCGAATCGATGCTCTCCGCGCGCGCCAGCGCCTCCAGCCTGCGCTCGATGCCGGCCGCGACCGCGAGCAGGATGCGGCTCCGCTCGGCCGCCGGCGAGGCGGAC encodes:
- a CDS encoding DUF2905 family protein; translated protein: MSRTRLAPLLGKLGVLAILLGVAVWRGAFRWFGHLPGDINAVRDGVQIYVPFTSLVVLALLLGIILAVVGRWVGR
- a CDS encoding HNH endonuclease, whose amino-acid sequence is MPFTLDVLELGRLYTRPELARLWGYQGFEAISRGVVTPADSATIVLFVTREKQQSLTQYRDFISGDRLYWEGQKRHGTDDRIARAHESGEQIHLFYRDVHHTPFRYYGQLLATRFVRKRDKPSEFTFQLVHDLSAEDDVRSHESELAAIEETERREIVRARVGQGRFRADLLRVWGECAVTGVDRADLLRASHIKPWRFSSNRERMDRFNGLLLLPQYDHLFDRGYITFHDDGRLEPSPAITSVPADRLGVELRSRLRRVEDRHLPFLEYHREQVFVARRG
- a CDS encoding class I SAM-dependent methyltransferase, translated to MSRPLPRVLLAPGRERSLERRHPWIFKGAIRSVEGEPGVGDTVEIRAHDGRWLALAAYSPASQIAARVWTFERDATVDEAFLEARVRAALARRADLLTEPDGGCRLIFGEADELPGLIVDRYADQLVLQVLAAGAERWRDALVAALQAALPDARIYERSDASVRGKEGLPQRTGPVVGDAPAGPVEIQEDGARFQVDVERGHKTGFYLDQRDARAWLSAHASGKDVLNVFAYTGAFGVVARTGGAAGLTQVDSSADALEAAERHLALNGVATPEDELVRGDAFEVLRRFAEEGRQWDVVVLDPPKFIESKAQLQRGARGYKDINRVALACVRPGGTLLTFSCSGLLEPDLFQKIVADAALDAGRTGRIRARLFQGRDHPVLLPFPESAYLKGLVVRVEG
- a CDS encoding Rid family hydrolase, with protein sequence MSEQKQGGGTARPDIIVSARAPEPVGPYPHARRVGSLIFVSGMGPRRRGEKQIPGITFDDDGRVLDWDIQVEARAVFDNLRVILEDAGSSLERIVDVTVFLTDIGRDFQAFNQVYGEILGHVQPSRTTVEVGRLPTPIHVELKVIATVDA
- a CDS encoding cyclase family protein is translated as MARRIWDISPPLTADLAVFPGDTPLSREVLLDFARGDALRLSTLRSTVHVGAHVDAESHYAEPGLSIEAEPLERFIGPCDVLRVRAADGEHLRVSDLPRAPRHPRVLLATGSAPDPARFDGTFVALDPAVVDHLADQGVRLVGLDTPSVDRADSKELPAHQRCYARDVRILEGVVLTDVPEGEYELIALPLRLVGFDASPVRAVLRALG
- a CDS encoding aldehyde dehydrogenase, which codes for MIDIRNYIGGRLATPASGAWLECVEPATGAVYARVPASDATDVARAVDAARAAFPGWSASPAAERSRILLAVAAGIERRLEALARAESIDSGKPLTTARTIDIPRAVANFRFFATAILHTRSEAHVTDHAALNYTLRRPRGVAGLISPWNLPLYLLSWKVAPALATGNTAVAKPSEVTPMTAYLLSEIAEEAGLPAGVLNLVHGRGPEAGTALVSHPDVTTLSFTGSTRAGRDIAGRVAPMFKKVALEMGGKNPNLVFADADFDAAVDGTVRAAFTNQGQICLCGSRVLVEAPLYERFVDALVRRAKALRVGDPLEPGTEQGALVSAEHRAKVESYVALARDEGGRVLAGGRRPRGLPTRCRDGFFFEPTVIAGLDQRCRTNQEEIFGPVVTVQPFETEDEAIQAANDSEYGLSSTVWTQNLTRAHRVAERIESGTVWINCWLLRDLRVPFGGMKNSGMEREGGEEALRFFTEPKNVCVKL